From a single Bacillus gobiensis genomic region:
- a CDS encoding Dps family protein: MSERLNEAVNKQVANWTVMYVKLHNYHWYVKGKDFFTLHEKFEELYTEAATYIDDLAERLLALDGAPVATMKESLELASVKEANGNENSEQMVQSIYDDFSIIGEELKSGIGLAEEVDDETTGDLLLSIHRTIEKHNWMLKAYLGN, translated from the coding sequence ATGTCTGAGAGATTAAATGAAGCAGTCAATAAGCAAGTTGCAAACTGGACCGTTATGTATGTAAAGCTACATAACTATCATTGGTATGTAAAAGGGAAGGACTTTTTCACCCTGCATGAAAAATTTGAAGAGCTTTATACCGAGGCAGCTACATATATCGATGATTTGGCAGAAAGGCTGCTTGCTCTAGACGGCGCTCCAGTCGCTACGATGAAGGAAAGCTTGGAGCTTGCCTCTGTCAAAGAAGCGAATGGAAATGAAAACTCTGAGCAAATGGTTCAGAGTATCTATGATGACTTTTCCATTATCGGCGAAGAGTTGAAAAGCGGAATCGGGCTGGCAGAAGAAGTGGATGATGAAACGACTGGTGACTTGCTGCTTTCGATACACCGCACAATTGAAAAACATAACTGGATGCTAAAAGCGTATCTTGGGAACTAG
- the pckA gene encoding phosphoenolpyruvate carboxykinase (ATP): MTPLEMKSELQSLLTGENTKFNLSVPKLVEKILFRNEGILTSTGAIRATTGAYTGRSPKDKFIVEEASSTENIDWGAVNQPFSETAFDKLYTKVTDYLKQREELFVFEGFAGANEKYRIPITVINELAWHNLFARQLFIRPGTSDYKTVETSFTIISAPNFKADPAIDGTHSETFIIISFKRRVILIGGTEYAGEMKKSVFSVMNYLLPERGILPMHCSANVGPEGNVALFFGLSGTGKTTLSADPNRKLVGDDEHGWSNTDVFNIEGGCYAKCVNLSEENEPQIFNAIRFGSVLENVMIDEISHAADYNDTFYTENTRAAYPIDAINNSLKPSIAGHPEAIVFLTADAFGVLPPISKLTKEQAMYHFLSGYTSKLAGTERGVTSPETTFSTCFGSPFLPLPPHVYAKMLGDKIEQHDVKVFLVNTGWTGGGYGVGKRMSLKYTRTMVRAALDGELNHTEMIKDDVFGLHIPIHVPGVPDDVLFPEKTWFSQEEYQEKARFLANEFKLNFKKFSNIPSAIKEKGGPN, encoded by the coding sequence ATGACTCCATTGGAAATGAAAAGTGAGCTGCAATCATTGTTAACCGGCGAAAACACGAAATTCAATTTATCCGTTCCCAAGCTTGTTGAAAAAATTCTTTTTCGAAATGAAGGGATCTTAACTTCCACTGGAGCGATTAGAGCGACGACTGGCGCATATACCGGCAGGTCGCCTAAAGACAAATTTATCGTTGAAGAAGCTTCCTCAACGGAAAACATTGATTGGGGAGCAGTAAATCAGCCGTTCTCAGAAACGGCATTTGATAAGCTTTACACAAAAGTGACCGATTATTTAAAACAGCGCGAGGAATTATTTGTGTTTGAAGGATTTGCAGGAGCTAATGAAAAATATCGCATACCGATTACAGTTATTAATGAATTAGCGTGGCATAATTTATTTGCGAGACAATTATTTATCCGGCCGGGTACATCTGACTACAAGACCGTCGAAACCTCATTTACAATTATCTCTGCACCTAATTTCAAGGCGGATCCGGCAATCGATGGGACTCATTCAGAGACGTTTATCATCATATCTTTTAAAAGGAGAGTCATCTTGATCGGGGGAACAGAATATGCAGGAGAAATGAAAAAATCCGTTTTCTCCGTCATGAATTATCTTTTGCCAGAACGCGGCATTTTACCGATGCATTGTTCGGCAAATGTAGGACCCGAAGGAAATGTTGCGCTTTTCTTCGGACTGTCAGGGACAGGAAAAACGACTCTTTCTGCTGATCCAAACCGAAAGCTGGTTGGTGATGACGAGCACGGATGGTCAAATACAGATGTCTTTAACATTGAAGGCGGCTGCTATGCGAAATGTGTTAATCTGTCCGAAGAGAATGAACCACAAATCTTTAATGCCATCCGCTTCGGCTCAGTGCTTGAAAATGTGATGATCGATGAAATCTCACATGCCGCGGACTACAATGATACATTTTACACAGAAAACACTCGTGCTGCCTATCCTATCGATGCAATTAACAATAGTTTAAAGCCAAGCATTGCCGGGCACCCGGAGGCAATTGTATTTTTAACCGCAGACGCGTTCGGCGTTCTTCCTCCGATTAGCAAATTAACAAAGGAACAGGCAATGTACCACTTTTTAAGCGGATATACGAGTAAGCTTGCGGGAACGGAAAGAGGGGTTACATCTCCGGAAACAACGTTCTCAACATGCTTCGGTTCGCCATTTCTTCCACTTCCTCCTCATGTCTATGCTAAAATGCTGGGCGATAAAATTGAACAGCATGACGTAAAAGTCTTTCTGGTTAACACTGGGTGGACTGGCGGTGGATACGGAGTCGGAAAGAGAATGAGCCTGAAATATACAAGGACTATGGTGAGGGCAGCTCTTGATGGAGAATTGAATCATACTGAAATGATTAAAGATGATGTATTCGGTCTTCATATCCCGATTCATGTTCCAGGTGTTCCCGATGATGTGCTCTTTCCGGAAAAAACCTGGTTTTCCCAAGAAGAATATCAGGAAAAAGCCCGATTTTTAGCCAATGAATTTAAGCTGAATTTTAAAAAGTTCTCCAATATACCTTCCGCTATTAAAGAAAAAGGCGGGCCAAACTAA
- a CDS encoding DUF2584 domain-containing protein, with protein sequence MGMPVELNTVIVTKGNEKRLNDENLFVLVKEGYRLYPLDIPLEVRKTIEGEKIGTAYIEKLELEQKKTRLTYKLVSLHSTN encoded by the coding sequence ATGGGCATGCCGGTTGAGTTGAATACGGTGATTGTAACGAAAGGAAATGAAAAGCGCCTAAATGATGAAAATCTCTTTGTACTTGTGAAAGAAGGCTATCGCCTTTATCCGCTTGACATTCCGTTGGAAGTCAGAAAAACAATTGAAGGCGAAAAAATCGGAACAGCCTATATTGAAAAGCTTGAGCTTGAACAGAAAAAAACACGTTTGACTTATAAATTAGTTTCACTTCATTCAACCAATTAA
- a CDS encoding alpha/beta hydrolase family protein gives MWINKTRFPSSNQHVRLFVVTYLSQGLKVKGLLAEPCKEGKHDGFLYLRGGIKSVGMVRPGRIIQFASQGFVVLAPFYRGNQGGEGNEDFAGEDREDAFSAFRMLQQHPSVHTDRIHIFGFSRGGIMGIWTAIEMKHEVSSFVSWGGVSDIACTYKERKDLRRMMKRVIGGNPSKVPDEYDFRSPFQKLHHMRAPVLLIHGLLDKNVSIEHSYRLERALAEHGIPVTAWYKPDYTHYFPPQENRKIVRQLTAWMKAQENAGVIR, from the coding sequence ATGTGGATCAACAAAACTAGGTTTCCTTCTTCAAACCAACATGTCCGCTTGTTTGTCGTTACATATTTATCGCAAGGATTAAAGGTGAAGGGATTACTGGCTGAACCTTGCAAAGAAGGAAAGCACGATGGCTTTTTATATCTGCGCGGCGGTATAAAAAGTGTGGGTATGGTTCGTCCCGGTCGAATTATTCAATTTGCTTCACAGGGTTTTGTCGTACTTGCTCCTTTTTACAGAGGGAACCAAGGCGGGGAAGGGAATGAGGATTTTGCCGGAGAGGATCGGGAAGACGCTTTTTCGGCTTTTCGTATGCTTCAGCAGCATCCTAGTGTACATACGGATCGAATACATATTTTTGGCTTCTCGCGGGGCGGTATCATGGGAATATGGACGGCCATCGAAATGAAACACGAGGTTTCTTCCTTTGTTTCTTGGGGAGGAGTAAGTGATATCGCTTGTACCTATAAAGAGCGAAAGGACTTAAGGCGAATGATGAAAAGAGTGATAGGGGGAAATCCAAGCAAAGTGCCGGATGAGTATGATTTTCGCTCCCCTTTTCAAAAGCTTCATCACATGAGAGCTCCTGTATTGCTCATTCACGGTCTTCTCGATAAAAATGTATCGATTGAGCATTCCTATCGTCTTGAACGTGCGCTCGCTGAACATGGAATTCCGGTCACTGCTTGGTACAAGCCTGATTATACACATTATTTTCCCCCGCAAGAAAATCGGAAAATCGTTCGGCAACTCACTGCATGGATGAAAGCTCAGGAAAACGCCGGCGTAATACGTTAA
- the ytkD gene encoding RNA deprotection pyrophosphohydrolase gives MFTFKDYYRNTVHLSFEEEPFSKAPGHVWVICRYRGSWLLTDHGDRGYEFPGGKIEPMEKAEQAAVREVKEETGAIVEELSYIGQYKVLGKEKMIIKNIYFARIDKIEKQSTYYETKGPVLLKELPENIKKNQRYSFVMKDGVLTHSMKRLVQNGWITE, from the coding sequence ATGTTTACATTTAAGGATTATTATCGAAATACGGTTCATCTTTCCTTTGAAGAGGAGCCTTTTTCTAAAGCTCCCGGCCATGTATGGGTCATATGCCGCTACCGCGGGAGCTGGCTTTTAACGGATCACGGCGACAGAGGGTATGAATTTCCCGGAGGCAAAATTGAGCCGATGGAGAAGGCAGAGCAAGCAGCAGTGCGCGAGGTAAAAGAAGAAACGGGAGCTATTGTGGAAGAGCTGTCTTACATAGGTCAATACAAGGTTTTGGGTAAAGAAAAAATGATTATTAAAAATATATACTTTGCCCGTATCGATAAAATAGAAAAACAATCGACATACTATGAAACAAAAGGACCGGTTTTGCTTAAAGAGCTTCCAGAAAACATTAAAAAAAACCAACGATACAGCTTTGTCATGAAAGACGGTGTTCTTACGCACAGTATGAAACGGCTGGTGCAAAATGGATGGATTACTGAATAG
- a CDS encoding hydrolase — MEKNTYYVSLVGQMISQSPDASSWDFKILATPDEIRQLRALFDQLYSSDVKGYLRSHIPFLEYHNDQPNDDTDHTANQIYRLLYDLGDENTREFINDEVLRSAKKE, encoded by the coding sequence TTGGAGAAAAACACGTATTATGTGTCCCTTGTCGGCCAAATGATATCCCAATCACCGGATGCTTCATCCTGGGACTTCAAAATTTTGGCCACACCTGATGAGATTCGCCAGCTGAGAGCGCTTTTTGACCAATTGTATTCATCCGACGTCAAAGGTTACTTGCGATCTCATATTCCTTTCTTGGAATACCATAATGATCAGCCAAATGATGACACCGACCATACGGCAAATCAAATTTACCGTCTTCTCTATGATTTAGGTGATGAAAATACGCGGGAGTTTATCAATGACGAGGTGCTCAGGTCAGCGAAGAAGGAATAA